One window of Bifidobacterium pseudocatenulatum DSM 20438 = JCM 1200 = LMG 10505 genomic DNA carries:
- a CDS encoding xanthine phosphoribosyltransferase: MKELEERIRLQGTVKPGNVLKVDAFLNHQCDVELFDHMGAAWAEHFAGKTINKILTIEASGIGIACVAARHFGNAPVVFAKKAQSINLDGDQYTTTVYSFTKQKEFPVIVSKRYLNEGDHVLLLDDFLANGKALKGLINLCHDAGATVEGIGIAVEKGFQGGGDELRAAGYDVDSLAIVESMDPETGTIEFRS; encoded by the coding sequence ATGAAGGAGCTCGAAGAGCGCATTCGCCTGCAGGGTACCGTCAAGCCAGGTAATGTGCTGAAAGTGGATGCTTTCCTCAACCACCAGTGCGATGTCGAATTGTTCGACCACATGGGTGCCGCTTGGGCGGAACATTTTGCCGGTAAAACCATCAACAAGATCCTGACCATTGAAGCTTCCGGCATTGGTATCGCCTGTGTTGCCGCGCGTCATTTCGGCAATGCGCCTGTGGTGTTCGCCAAGAAGGCGCAGTCCATCAATCTCGATGGCGACCAGTACACCACCACCGTCTACTCCTTCACCAAGCAGAAGGAATTCCCCGTCATCGTGTCCAAGAGGTATCTCAACGAGGGCGACCATGTGCTGTTGCTTGATGACTTCCTGGCCAACGGCAAGGCTCTGAAGGGCCTGATCAATCTGTGCCATGATGCCGGAGCGACGGTCGAGGGCATCGGCATCGCGGTGGAGAAGGGTTTCCAGGGCGGCGGCGATGAGCTGCGCGCAGCGGGATACGACGTTGATTCCCTGGCAATCGTGGAGTCGATGGATCCGGAAACCGGTACCATCGAATTCCGCTCCTGA